In Anomaloglossus baeobatrachus isolate aAnoBae1 chromosome 3, aAnoBae1.hap1, whole genome shotgun sequence, one genomic interval encodes:
- the RAP2B gene encoding ras-related protein Rap-2b has translation MREYKVVVLGSGGVGKSALTVQFVTGSFIEKYDPTIEDFYRKEIEVDSSPSVLEILDTAGTEQFASMRDLYIKNGQGFILVYSLVNQQSFQDIKPMRDQIIRVKRYEKVPMILVGNKVDLEGEREVSFGEGKALADDWNCPFMETSAKNKASVDELFAEIVRQMNYASQPNGDDQCCSSCVIL, from the coding sequence atgagAGAATACAAAGTGGTGGTGCTGGGCTCGGGCGGGGTGGGGAAATCTGCCCTCACTGTGCAGTTTGTCACGGGCTCGTTCATAGAGAAATATGACCCCACCATTGAGGACTTCTACAGGAAGGAGATCGAGGTGGACTCGTCCCCGTCAGTGCTGGAGATCCTGGACACGGCGGGCACCGAGCAGTTCGCCTCCATGAGGGACCTGTACATTAAGAATGGCCAGGGCTTCATCCTGGTGTACAGTCTGGTGAATCAGCAGAGCTTCCAGGACATCAAGCCCATGAGGGACCAGATCATCCGGGTGAAGAGGTACGAGAAGGTGCCCATGATCCTGGTGGGCAACAAGGTGGACCTGGAGGGCGAGAGGGAAGTGTCTTTTGGGGAAGGCAAAGCCCTGGCCGATGACTGGAACTGCCCCTTCATGGAAACTTCTGCTAAAAACAAAGCCTCAGTGGACGAGCTGTTCGCCGAGATCGTCCGGCAGATGAACTATGCTTCCCAGCCCAATGGGGACGATCAGTGCTGCTCGTCCTGTGTCATCCTCTGA